GATCGAGTACCATGACAATGAGTGGGGCGTGCCAGTTCATGACGACAGGAAGCACTTTGAGTTCCTTGTCCTGGAAGGGGCGCAGGCCGGGCTTAGCTGGCTGACGATCCTTAAAAGAAGGGAAGGGTACCGCAGGGCCTTTGCGGACTTTGATCCTGAAAAGGTGGCCAGGTTCACCGCCGGGAAGATAAAAAAGCTTCTGGACGATCCGGGGATCATACGCAATAAGCTCAAGGTGGCGGCGGCGGTGGGCAACGCTAAATGCTTTCTGGCCGTCCAAAAGGAGTTCGGAAGTTTTAACGCCTATTGCTGGCGGTTCACCGGGGGCAGGCCGATAGTCAACCGCTGGAGGAGCTTGGGCGAACTTCCGGCGCGCACAAAAGAGTCGGACGCTTTTTCCGCCGACCTGAAAAAACGCGGATTCAAGTTTGTGGGATCAACGATTATCTACGCGCACATGCAGGCGGCAGGCATGGTCAACGACCATATTATCACTTGCCGCCGCCATGGCGAATTGGCGGCCATGGCGCAAAACAGCTTCCCGCGATAGGGCGCGGGAAGCGCGGTCATTTCACACGTTCGATGT
The genomic region above belongs to Nitrospinota bacterium and contains:
- a CDS encoding DNA-3-methyladenine glycosylase I, encoding MADTLKRCPWPGDNRLMIEYHDNEWGVPVHDDRKHFEFLVLEGAQAGLSWLTILKRREGYRRAFADFDPEKVARFTAGKIKKLLDDPGIIRNKLKVAAAVGNAKCFLAVQKEFGSFNAYCWRFTGGRPIVNRWRSLGELPARTKESDAFSADLKKRGFKFVGSTIIYAHMQAAGMVNDHIITCRRHGELAAMAQNSFPR